The following proteins are co-located in the Neodiprion virginianus isolate iyNeoVirg1 chromosome 6, iyNeoVirg1.1, whole genome shotgun sequence genome:
- the LOC124307447 gene encoding modular serine protease-like: MLRVLLAISTCSVSSAYNAVKEVPEGPSSFVCVDGSEILLARVCDGKPDCHDVSDETRKLCRHVVCPISTFRCAYGACIPRGSRCDGIENCADGSDETRCNVAEICTDREFQCVDSPECIPLKDICNGYSDCRDGSDENATTCLGHPCPSHTYHCSYGGCVHQEVMCDGTKDCIDATDEDPATCRAMNCRGSECKGYKCSDQEFTCGSGGQCIPNNKVCDGSHQCRDGSDEDIERCSMHTCLPGFFRCSYGGCIPESKKCNFEQNCHDWSDEDEKICGVSLPEGACRLPPTKPGTHYRVSGCPDCRPGEVVAELTKLEYFCDIEGSLEGPGTVFCEDNEWTPSIPTCPTESGSITCPPLAAPGAVKRCEVKWGPREGWIPCDRYVPVGTQAFLECPIYYEPEAGASHATCLHDGTWSRKHLSCKPECGNRDLSVLPLIVNGWEASLSDHLPWHAALFSFENGKPSFFCGGTLIAERLVLTAGHCVWQSDVDLLKVVLCGFSSDFDGQGEDTQVFDVENIELQYSYQDREGNYGSDLAILVLKKPVVINSCVKPVCIDWTDANDVVQRDGAIGLVIGMGITENDTFGASLRMASVEIVSNEKCYQKQKRDFRKYITYTSFCAGWGNGTGVCNGDSGGGLFLPKPNSTRWEIHGVVSISPRRLGTSFCDPNYYTIFTKVSAYATWIKKYIDNTPVIGPSNLSDFPNHDTIG; this comes from the exons ATGTTGCGCGTTCTGCTGGCCATTTCTACCTGCTCTGTATCTTCTG CTTATAACGCGGTGAAGGAAGTGCCGGAAGGACCCTCGTCATTCGTCTGCGTTGATGGATCCGAAATTCTTCTCGCCCGAGTCTGCGATGGAAAACCTGATTGCCATGACGTTTCCGATGAAACTCGAAAACTTTGTCGTCACGTCGT ATGTCCAATCTCCACCTTCCGGTGTGCCTACGGAGCATGTATACCCCGGGGATCTCGATGTGATGGGATTGAAAATTGTGCGGACGGTAGCGACGAGACGCGCTGCAACGTAGCCGAAATTTGCACCGATCGTGAGTTTCAATGCGTCGATTCTCCCGAGTGCATTCCGCTAAAAGATATTTGCAACGGCTATTCGGACTGTCGGGATGGCAGCGACGAGAACGCCACAACTTGTCTCGGCCATCCGTGCCCATCGCACACCTATCACTGCTCTTACGGTGGATGCGTTCACCAGGAAGTCATGTGCGACGGTACCAAGGACTGCATCGATGCGACTGACGAAGACCCGGCTACTTGCAGAGCGATGAATTGCCGCGGCTCCGAATGCAAGGGATATAAGTGCAG CGACCAAGAATTCACCTGCGGAAGCGGTGGGCAGTGCATACCTAATAATAAAGTGTGCGACGGAAGTCACCAGTGTAGGGATGGTTCGGATGAAGACATCGAACGGTGCAGCATGCACAC GTGCCTACCAGGGTTCTTCCGGTGTTCCTACGGTGGTTGCATACCGGAGAGCAAAAAGTGTAACTTCGAGCAAAACTGTCACGATTGGAGCGACGAAGACGAGAAAATATGCGGCGTCAGTTTGCCGGAAGGAGCTTGCCGCTTGCCACCTACGAAACCTGGAACCCACTACAGAGTTTCAGGCTGTCCGGACTGTCGACCAGGCGAAGTTGTCGCGGAATTAACGAAGCTCGAATACTTCTGCGACATCGAAGGATCCCTCGAAGGCCCCGGCACAGTCTTCTGCGAAGACAACGAATGGACACCTTCGATCCCAACGTGTCCCACGG AAAGTGGGAGTATAACTTGCCCACCTTTAGCTGCGCCTGGTGCGGTTAAAAGGTGCGAAGTGAAATGGGGTCCTCGTGAAGGATGGATACCTTGCGATCGTTACGTTCCTGTAGGCACTCAGGCTTTCTTGGAATGTCCAATTTACTACGAACCCGAAGCCGGAGCATCTCACGCTACGTGTTTGCATGACGGGACATGGAGTCGAAAGCATCTTAGCTGTAAACCGGAGTGCGGAAATCGAGATCTGtcgg TTCTGCCATTGATAGTTAACGGATGGGAGGCGTCTTTGAGCGATCATCTTCCGTGGCATGCtgcattattttcattcgagaATGGAAAGCCGAGTTTTTTCTGCGGCGGAACTCTGATCGCGGAACGTTTGGTTCTCACGGCTGGCCATTGCGTGTGGCAAAGCGATGTTGATCTCTTGAAAGTCGTCCTCTGTGGTTTCTCGAGCGATTTCGATGGCCAAGGAGAAGATACGCAGGTCTTCGATGTAGAAAATATCGAATTGCAGTATTCCTATCAGGACCGCGAAGGAAACTACGGCTCGGACCTTGCTATATTGGTCCTGAAAAAACCGGTGGTAATTAATTCGTGCGTCAAACCAGTCTGCATTGATTGGACCGATGCCAATGACGTGGTACAAAGAGACGGTGCTATTGGACTGGTGATCG GCATGGGAATAACCGAAAACGACACGTTCGGTGCATCGCTTAGGATGGCGTCCGTGGAGATAGTTTCAAACGAAAAGTGTTACCAAAAGCAAAAGAGGGATTTCCGGAAGTACATAACGTACACATCGTTCTGTGCGGGATGGGGAAACGGAACGGGGGTCTGCAACGGGGATAGCGGCGGCGGTTTGTTTCTTCCTAAGCCAAATTCTACGCGCTGGGAAATACACGGCGTTGTTTCCATCAGCCCGAGACGTTTAGGGACCAGCTTTTGCGATCCAAATTATTACACCATATTCACAAAG GTTTCGGCCTACGCTACGtggattaaaaaatatattgacaATACACCTGTGATTGGTCCATCCAATTTATCAGACTTTCCGAATCATGATACGATTGGATAG